In one window of Pieris brassicae chromosome 10, ilPieBrab1.1, whole genome shotgun sequence DNA:
- the LOC123714999 gene encoding sorting nexin-25 isoform X1, with the protein MSERRFYVVLPLCILLFWCFPLIWNLTYFILFSTTLIVTIFTFTFFGHISLSSPHQTSLFLFNSIEKKSRVLESAIKDEKNAWSYTNKKPHLPIIFGRTVDSQLQQLLDYFLRDFVTQWIKELTHKPEPIIEKFKVHVWGAIQNIYERLLRIDAEKLLANDMVTKVTQHFERIRISTSCAMELNQPPVFALMPHLMSLDTELHYLRQISEMMVMYLMPRCYSLTPGSHLLREVLACKILQPAIDIITDPDYINQKIIQYLEAQKEVDAMHVRTHEYAKTFEDYIRLINSCNNVDTLKRLRYDIVTQIMQATTLQNIKRAKGVDIEVIEKSGNLNNVSRQQVADAKKLKRYIDQLSIAKADCEDALKRHGWDGAFPVLESDVNTMPLHKIMESVAGRKYLAMFLETLCSQGLVGFWSAVEELRHSHRHNWHQLGAEIFYTYIRSPTAEIKVDKETRKRMESFLLGDTGPEVFYEVRDSVVDTIQDKYYHSFLLSDHYSALLAELATEEDKDTGAAASGVEEREEGEGLSPGAGGTEGGAGAHLAEHSTYARRKLDRLHERHSNKTQALAALRASLKPESPALTMLANEVEKLAGEQMRLEAHLARTDTWAEHLGSWRATVHSAELLDESKPPQFVVVVHMAQSEAEEEKPQHICSGWVLLKTLAEFQELHRKLRPMCSELKNLELPSNSFKFIFGKNDKNSLEKAKLLIQKYLEFILEDDRLNQSEAVYTFLNPSSEHLKRGDLPKKNKFSFSTLFKSSSAEAPSRSSCEREAFPASADEDDISSYLDGNGELARHQTNGSVRAGPGGEERDGVAEPLYALLSEVFDARGVFKWLRKTLVSFVQITYGRTINRQIKETISWLFSEQMLHYYISAALKSWWPGGELSETTFDRNVMDKEHSRTVALQLLSESVVSGLSSLVGAHAAARGAHRLFLVLQDATHNRQLFYELFELVLLEVFPELKRYHTTSSIEAKAFRQ; encoded by the exons ATGTCTGAGCGAAGATTTTATGTTGTGCTTCCCTTATGCATCTTACTGTTTTGGTGCTTTCCTTTAATATGGAATTTAACttacttcattttatttagtaccaCACTTATTGTGACTATATTTACGTTTACTTTTTTTGGTCATATCTCACTGTCGTCACCACACCAAACGtcgctatttttatttaatagtatagaaaaaaaatctcgcGTGCTAGAGAGTGCAATAAAA gATGAAAAAAATGCTTGGAGTTATACCAATAAAAAGCCACATTTACCAATTATATTTGGAAGAACAGTGGATAGTCAGCTGCAACAGTTACTGGACTATTTTTTAAGAGATTTTGTCACTCAATGGATAAAAGAGCTGACTCACAAGCCAGAACCAATAATTGAAAAGTTTAAGGTGCATGTTTGGGGCgctattcaaaatatatatgaaagatTGTTAAGAATAGATGCTGAAAAATTGTTAGCCAATGACATGGTCACAAAAGTCACACAACACTTTGAAAGAATAAGGATTTCTACAAGTTGTGC aATGGAACTTAATCAACCTCCAGTGTTCGCTTTAATGCCACATTTGATGTCTTTGGATACAGAATTACACTATCTACGACAAATAAGTGAAATGATGGTTATGTATTTGATGCCACGCTGTTACTCTTTGACACCAGGTTCACATTTACTCCGAGAAGTATTGGCTTGTAAAA ttcTACAACCCGCTATTGACATCATCACAGACCCAGATTATATAAACCAAAAGATAATACAATATCTGGAGGCTCAAAAGGAAGTGGACGCAATGCATGTTAGGACCCACGAATATGCTAAGACATTTGAGGATTATATTCGCTTAATCAATAGCTGTAATAATGTGGACACACTCAAGCGCTTAcg ATATGACATAGTGACTCAAATTATGCAAGCGACCACTTTGCAAAACATCAAACGGGCAAAAGGCGTCGACATCGAGGTGATCGAGAAGAGTGGCAACTTGAACAACGTCAGTCGACAGCAAGTGGCAGATGCGAAGaaactaaaaagatacatCGATCAGTTATCTATTGCGAAGGCCGACTGCGAAGACGCTCTAAAAAGGCACGGCTGGGATGGAGCGTTTCCAGTTCTCGAGTCTGACGTCAAC ACAATGCCCTTGCATAAGATCATGGAGAGCGTCGCCGGCAGAAAGTATCTGGCGATGTTCTTAGAGACTCTGTGTTCCCAAGGTCTGGTGGGCTTTTGGTCTGCCGTCGAAGAGCTGCGCCACAGCCACAGGCACAACTGGCACCAGCTGGGCGCCGAGATCTTCTACACCTACATCAGGTCACCCACGGCCGAAATTAAAGTCGATAAG GAGACCAGAAAGAGGATGGAATCCTTCCTCCTCGGGGACACGGGACCGGAAGTGTTCTACGAAGTGCGGGACTCGGTGGTGGACACGATTCAGGACAAGTACTACCACTCGTTCCTGCTCAGCGACCACTATAGCGCTCTCCTCGCGGAGCTGGCCACGGAGGAGGACAAGG ACACGGGCGCGGCGGCCTCCGGGGTCGAAGAGCGCGAGGAAGGCGAAGGGCTTTCGCCGGGCGCCGGAGGGACCGAGGGAGGCGCGGGAGCCCATCTCGCGGAGCACTCCACCTACGCCAGGAGGAAGCTGGACCGGCTGCACGAGAGACACAGCAACAAGACGCAAGCGTTGGCCGCGTTGCGAGCCTCTCTGAAACCCGAGTCGCCCGCCCTGACGATGCTGGCGAACGAAGTGGAGAAGCTGGCCGGGGAGCAGATGCGCCTCGAGGCACACTTGGCCCGGACCGACACATGGGCGGAACATCTGGGCAGCTGGCGGGCCACGGTGCACAGCGCTGAG CTGCTGGACGAGTCCAAGCCCCCGCAGTTCGTGGTGGTGGTGCACATGGCGCAAAGCGAGGCCGAGGAGGAGAAGCCGCAGCACATCTGCTCGGGGTGGGTGCTGCTGAAGACTCTCGCCGAGTTCCAG GAACTGCATCGCAAGCTGAGGCCCATGTGTTCGGAATTAAAGAATCTCGAGTTGCCTTcgaattcatttaaatttattttcggGAAAAACGACAAAAACTCGCTGGAGAAGGCCAAACTTttgatacagaaatatttagAG TTTATCCTAGAAGACGATAGATTAAATCAGTCCGAAGCCGTGTACACCTTCTTGAACCCGAGCTCCGAGCACCTGAAGAGGGGCGACCTTCCCAAGAAAAACAAGTTCTCCTTCTCGACATTATTCAAAAG CAGCAGCGCCGAGGCGCCGAGTCGTTCCTCCTGCGAGAGGGAAGCGTTTCCGGCGTCGGCGGACGAGGACGACATCTCCTCGTACTTGGACGGGAACGGCGAGCTCGCCCGGCACCAGACGAACGGCTCCGTGAGAG CGGGGCCGGGGGGCGAGGAGCGGGACGGCGTGGCCGAGCCCCTTTACGCCCTGCTGAGCGAAGTGTTCGACGCGAGAGGAGTCTTCAAGTGGCTCCGGAAGACCCTCGTCTCCTTCGTGCAGATCACCTACGGACGGACCATCAACAG GCAAATTAAGGAGACAATCTCGTGGTTGTTCTCGGAGCAAATGCTGCACTACTACATCAGCGCGGCGCTCAAGTCCTGGTGGCCGGGAGGCGAGCTGTCCGAGACCACCTTCGACAGGAATGTCATGGACAAAG AGCACAGCCGCACCGTGGCCCTCCAGCTGCTGAGCGAGAGCGTCGTCAGCGGGCTGTCCTCTCTGGTGGGCGCCCACGCGGCGGCCAGGGGCGCCCATCGCCTCTTCCTGGTGCTGCAAGATGCGACGCACAACAGGCAGCTCTTCTAC GAGCTCTTCGAGCTGGTTCTTCTCGAGGTGTTCCCCGAGCTGAAGCGCTACCACACTACCTCTTCGATCGAAGCCAAAGCGTTCCGACAATAG
- the LOC123714999 gene encoding sorting nexin-25 isoform X2, with product MSERRFYVVLPLCILLFWCFPLIWNLTYFILFSTTLIVTIFTFTFFGHISLSSPHQTSLFLFNSIEKKSRVLESAIKDEKNAWSYTNKKPHLPIIFGRTVDSQLQQLLDYFLRDFVTQWIKELTHKPEPIIEKFKVHVWGAIQNIYERLLRIDAEKLLANDMVTKVTQHFERIRISTSCAMELNQPPVFALMPHLMSLDTELHYLRQISEMMVMYLMPRCYSLTPGSHLLREVLACKILQPAIDIITDPDYINQKIIQYLEAQKEVDAMHVRTHEYAKTFEDYIRLINSCNNVDTLKRLRYDIVTQIMQATTLQNIKRAKGVDIEVIEKSGNLNNVSRQQVADAKKLKRYIDQLSIAKADCEDALKRHGWDGAFPVLESDVNTMPLHKIMESVAGRKYLAMFLETLCSQGLVGFWSAVEELRHSHRHNWHQLGAEIFYTYIRSPTAEIKVDKETRKRMESFLLGDTGPEVFYEVRDSVVDTIQDKYYHSFLLSDHYSALLAELATEEDKDTGAAASGVEEREEGEGLSPGAGGTEGGAGAHLAEHSTYARRKLDRLHERHSNKTQALAALRASLKPESPALTMLANEVEKLAGEQMRLEAHLARTDTWAEHLGSWRATVHSAELLDESKPPQFVVVVHMAQSEAEEEKPQHICSGWVLLKTLAEFQELHRKLRPMCSELKNLELPSNSFKFIFGKNDKNSLEKAKLLIQKYLEFILEDDRLNQSEAVYTFLNPSSEHLKRGDLPKKNKFSFSTLFKSSAEAPSRSSCEREAFPASADEDDISSYLDGNGELARHQTNGSVRAGPGGEERDGVAEPLYALLSEVFDARGVFKWLRKTLVSFVQITYGRTINRQIKETISWLFSEQMLHYYISAALKSWWPGGELSETTFDRNVMDKEHSRTVALQLLSESVVSGLSSLVGAHAAARGAHRLFLVLQDATHNRQLFYELFELVLLEVFPELKRYHTTSSIEAKAFRQ from the exons ATGTCTGAGCGAAGATTTTATGTTGTGCTTCCCTTATGCATCTTACTGTTTTGGTGCTTTCCTTTAATATGGAATTTAACttacttcattttatttagtaccaCACTTATTGTGACTATATTTACGTTTACTTTTTTTGGTCATATCTCACTGTCGTCACCACACCAAACGtcgctatttttatttaatagtatagaaaaaaaatctcgcGTGCTAGAGAGTGCAATAAAA gATGAAAAAAATGCTTGGAGTTATACCAATAAAAAGCCACATTTACCAATTATATTTGGAAGAACAGTGGATAGTCAGCTGCAACAGTTACTGGACTATTTTTTAAGAGATTTTGTCACTCAATGGATAAAAGAGCTGACTCACAAGCCAGAACCAATAATTGAAAAGTTTAAGGTGCATGTTTGGGGCgctattcaaaatatatatgaaagatTGTTAAGAATAGATGCTGAAAAATTGTTAGCCAATGACATGGTCACAAAAGTCACACAACACTTTGAAAGAATAAGGATTTCTACAAGTTGTGC aATGGAACTTAATCAACCTCCAGTGTTCGCTTTAATGCCACATTTGATGTCTTTGGATACAGAATTACACTATCTACGACAAATAAGTGAAATGATGGTTATGTATTTGATGCCACGCTGTTACTCTTTGACACCAGGTTCACATTTACTCCGAGAAGTATTGGCTTGTAAAA ttcTACAACCCGCTATTGACATCATCACAGACCCAGATTATATAAACCAAAAGATAATACAATATCTGGAGGCTCAAAAGGAAGTGGACGCAATGCATGTTAGGACCCACGAATATGCTAAGACATTTGAGGATTATATTCGCTTAATCAATAGCTGTAATAATGTGGACACACTCAAGCGCTTAcg ATATGACATAGTGACTCAAATTATGCAAGCGACCACTTTGCAAAACATCAAACGGGCAAAAGGCGTCGACATCGAGGTGATCGAGAAGAGTGGCAACTTGAACAACGTCAGTCGACAGCAAGTGGCAGATGCGAAGaaactaaaaagatacatCGATCAGTTATCTATTGCGAAGGCCGACTGCGAAGACGCTCTAAAAAGGCACGGCTGGGATGGAGCGTTTCCAGTTCTCGAGTCTGACGTCAAC ACAATGCCCTTGCATAAGATCATGGAGAGCGTCGCCGGCAGAAAGTATCTGGCGATGTTCTTAGAGACTCTGTGTTCCCAAGGTCTGGTGGGCTTTTGGTCTGCCGTCGAAGAGCTGCGCCACAGCCACAGGCACAACTGGCACCAGCTGGGCGCCGAGATCTTCTACACCTACATCAGGTCACCCACGGCCGAAATTAAAGTCGATAAG GAGACCAGAAAGAGGATGGAATCCTTCCTCCTCGGGGACACGGGACCGGAAGTGTTCTACGAAGTGCGGGACTCGGTGGTGGACACGATTCAGGACAAGTACTACCACTCGTTCCTGCTCAGCGACCACTATAGCGCTCTCCTCGCGGAGCTGGCCACGGAGGAGGACAAGG ACACGGGCGCGGCGGCCTCCGGGGTCGAAGAGCGCGAGGAAGGCGAAGGGCTTTCGCCGGGCGCCGGAGGGACCGAGGGAGGCGCGGGAGCCCATCTCGCGGAGCACTCCACCTACGCCAGGAGGAAGCTGGACCGGCTGCACGAGAGACACAGCAACAAGACGCAAGCGTTGGCCGCGTTGCGAGCCTCTCTGAAACCCGAGTCGCCCGCCCTGACGATGCTGGCGAACGAAGTGGAGAAGCTGGCCGGGGAGCAGATGCGCCTCGAGGCACACTTGGCCCGGACCGACACATGGGCGGAACATCTGGGCAGCTGGCGGGCCACGGTGCACAGCGCTGAG CTGCTGGACGAGTCCAAGCCCCCGCAGTTCGTGGTGGTGGTGCACATGGCGCAAAGCGAGGCCGAGGAGGAGAAGCCGCAGCACATCTGCTCGGGGTGGGTGCTGCTGAAGACTCTCGCCGAGTTCCAG GAACTGCATCGCAAGCTGAGGCCCATGTGTTCGGAATTAAAGAATCTCGAGTTGCCTTcgaattcatttaaatttattttcggGAAAAACGACAAAAACTCGCTGGAGAAGGCCAAACTTttgatacagaaatatttagAG TTTATCCTAGAAGACGATAGATTAAATCAGTCCGAAGCCGTGTACACCTTCTTGAACCCGAGCTCCGAGCACCTGAAGAGGGGCGACCTTCCCAAGAAAAACAAGTTCTCCTTCTCGACATTATTCAAAAG CAGCGCCGAGGCGCCGAGTCGTTCCTCCTGCGAGAGGGAAGCGTTTCCGGCGTCGGCGGACGAGGACGACATCTCCTCGTACTTGGACGGGAACGGCGAGCTCGCCCGGCACCAGACGAACGGCTCCGTGAGAG CGGGGCCGGGGGGCGAGGAGCGGGACGGCGTGGCCGAGCCCCTTTACGCCCTGCTGAGCGAAGTGTTCGACGCGAGAGGAGTCTTCAAGTGGCTCCGGAAGACCCTCGTCTCCTTCGTGCAGATCACCTACGGACGGACCATCAACAG GCAAATTAAGGAGACAATCTCGTGGTTGTTCTCGGAGCAAATGCTGCACTACTACATCAGCGCGGCGCTCAAGTCCTGGTGGCCGGGAGGCGAGCTGTCCGAGACCACCTTCGACAGGAATGTCATGGACAAAG AGCACAGCCGCACCGTGGCCCTCCAGCTGCTGAGCGAGAGCGTCGTCAGCGGGCTGTCCTCTCTGGTGGGCGCCCACGCGGCGGCCAGGGGCGCCCATCGCCTCTTCCTGGTGCTGCAAGATGCGACGCACAACAGGCAGCTCTTCTAC GAGCTCTTCGAGCTGGTTCTTCTCGAGGTGTTCCCCGAGCTGAAGCGCTACCACACTACCTCTTCGATCGAAGCCAAAGCGTTCCGACAATAG
- the LOC123714999 gene encoding sorting nexin-25 isoform X4: protein MSERRFYVVLPLCILLFWCFPLIWNLTYFILFSTTLIVTIFTFTFFGHISLSSPHQTSLFLFNSIEKKSRVLESAIKDEKNAWSYTNKKPHLPIIFGRTVDSQLQQLLDYFLRDFVTQWIKELTHKPEPIIEKFKVHVWGAIQNIYERLLRIDAEKLLANDMVTKVTQHFERIRISTSCAMELNQPPVFALMPHLMSLDTELHYLRQISEMMVMYLMPRCYSLTPGSHLLREVLACKILQPAIDIITDPDYINQKIIQYLEAQKEVDAMHVRTHEYAKTFEDYIRLINSCNNVDTLKRLRYDIVTQIMQATTLQNIKRAKGVDIEVIEKSGNLNNVSRQQVADAKKLKRYIDQLSIAKADCEDALKRHGWDGAFPVLESDVNTMPLHKIMESVAGRKYLAMFLETLCSQGLVGFWSAVEELRHSHRHNWHQLGAEIFYTYIRSPTAEIKVDKETRKRMESFLLGDTGPEVFYEVRDSVVDTIQDKYYHSFLLSDHYSALLAELATEEDKDTGAAASGVEEREEGEGLSPGAGGTEGGAGAHLAEHSTYARRKLDRLHERHSNKTQALAALRASLKPESPALTMLANEVEKLAGEQMRLEAHLARTDTWAEHLGSWRATVHSAELLDESKPPQFVVVVHMAQSEAEEEKPQHICSGWVLLKTLAEFQELHRKLRPMCSELKNLELPSNSFKFIFGKNDKNSLEKAKLLIQKYLEFILEDDRLNQSEAVYTFLNPSSEHLKRGDLPKKNKFSFSTLFKSSSAEAPSRSSCEREAFPASADEDDISSYLDGNGELARHQTNGSVRAGPGGEERDGVAEPLYALLSEVFDARGVFKWLRKTLVSFVQITYGRTINSIRVNRRRSVDVNERTVSGKLRRQSRGCSRSKCCTTTSARRSSPGGREASCPRPPSTGMSWTKSTAAPWPSSC, encoded by the exons ATGTCTGAGCGAAGATTTTATGTTGTGCTTCCCTTATGCATCTTACTGTTTTGGTGCTTTCCTTTAATATGGAATTTAACttacttcattttatttagtaccaCACTTATTGTGACTATATTTACGTTTACTTTTTTTGGTCATATCTCACTGTCGTCACCACACCAAACGtcgctatttttatttaatagtatagaaaaaaaatctcgcGTGCTAGAGAGTGCAATAAAA gATGAAAAAAATGCTTGGAGTTATACCAATAAAAAGCCACATTTACCAATTATATTTGGAAGAACAGTGGATAGTCAGCTGCAACAGTTACTGGACTATTTTTTAAGAGATTTTGTCACTCAATGGATAAAAGAGCTGACTCACAAGCCAGAACCAATAATTGAAAAGTTTAAGGTGCATGTTTGGGGCgctattcaaaatatatatgaaagatTGTTAAGAATAGATGCTGAAAAATTGTTAGCCAATGACATGGTCACAAAAGTCACACAACACTTTGAAAGAATAAGGATTTCTACAAGTTGTGC aATGGAACTTAATCAACCTCCAGTGTTCGCTTTAATGCCACATTTGATGTCTTTGGATACAGAATTACACTATCTACGACAAATAAGTGAAATGATGGTTATGTATTTGATGCCACGCTGTTACTCTTTGACACCAGGTTCACATTTACTCCGAGAAGTATTGGCTTGTAAAA ttcTACAACCCGCTATTGACATCATCACAGACCCAGATTATATAAACCAAAAGATAATACAATATCTGGAGGCTCAAAAGGAAGTGGACGCAATGCATGTTAGGACCCACGAATATGCTAAGACATTTGAGGATTATATTCGCTTAATCAATAGCTGTAATAATGTGGACACACTCAAGCGCTTAcg ATATGACATAGTGACTCAAATTATGCAAGCGACCACTTTGCAAAACATCAAACGGGCAAAAGGCGTCGACATCGAGGTGATCGAGAAGAGTGGCAACTTGAACAACGTCAGTCGACAGCAAGTGGCAGATGCGAAGaaactaaaaagatacatCGATCAGTTATCTATTGCGAAGGCCGACTGCGAAGACGCTCTAAAAAGGCACGGCTGGGATGGAGCGTTTCCAGTTCTCGAGTCTGACGTCAAC ACAATGCCCTTGCATAAGATCATGGAGAGCGTCGCCGGCAGAAAGTATCTGGCGATGTTCTTAGAGACTCTGTGTTCCCAAGGTCTGGTGGGCTTTTGGTCTGCCGTCGAAGAGCTGCGCCACAGCCACAGGCACAACTGGCACCAGCTGGGCGCCGAGATCTTCTACACCTACATCAGGTCACCCACGGCCGAAATTAAAGTCGATAAG GAGACCAGAAAGAGGATGGAATCCTTCCTCCTCGGGGACACGGGACCGGAAGTGTTCTACGAAGTGCGGGACTCGGTGGTGGACACGATTCAGGACAAGTACTACCACTCGTTCCTGCTCAGCGACCACTATAGCGCTCTCCTCGCGGAGCTGGCCACGGAGGAGGACAAGG ACACGGGCGCGGCGGCCTCCGGGGTCGAAGAGCGCGAGGAAGGCGAAGGGCTTTCGCCGGGCGCCGGAGGGACCGAGGGAGGCGCGGGAGCCCATCTCGCGGAGCACTCCACCTACGCCAGGAGGAAGCTGGACCGGCTGCACGAGAGACACAGCAACAAGACGCAAGCGTTGGCCGCGTTGCGAGCCTCTCTGAAACCCGAGTCGCCCGCCCTGACGATGCTGGCGAACGAAGTGGAGAAGCTGGCCGGGGAGCAGATGCGCCTCGAGGCACACTTGGCCCGGACCGACACATGGGCGGAACATCTGGGCAGCTGGCGGGCCACGGTGCACAGCGCTGAG CTGCTGGACGAGTCCAAGCCCCCGCAGTTCGTGGTGGTGGTGCACATGGCGCAAAGCGAGGCCGAGGAGGAGAAGCCGCAGCACATCTGCTCGGGGTGGGTGCTGCTGAAGACTCTCGCCGAGTTCCAG GAACTGCATCGCAAGCTGAGGCCCATGTGTTCGGAATTAAAGAATCTCGAGTTGCCTTcgaattcatttaaatttattttcggGAAAAACGACAAAAACTCGCTGGAGAAGGCCAAACTTttgatacagaaatatttagAG TTTATCCTAGAAGACGATAGATTAAATCAGTCCGAAGCCGTGTACACCTTCTTGAACCCGAGCTCCGAGCACCTGAAGAGGGGCGACCTTCCCAAGAAAAACAAGTTCTCCTTCTCGACATTATTCAAAAG CAGCAGCGCCGAGGCGCCGAGTCGTTCCTCCTGCGAGAGGGAAGCGTTTCCGGCGTCGGCGGACGAGGACGACATCTCCTCGTACTTGGACGGGAACGGCGAGCTCGCCCGGCACCAGACGAACGGCTCCGTGAGAG CGGGGCCGGGGGGCGAGGAGCGGGACGGCGTGGCCGAGCCCCTTTACGCCCTGCTGAGCGAAGTGTTCGACGCGAGAGGAGTCTTCAAGTGGCTCCGGAAGACCCTCGTCTCCTTCGTGCAGATCACCTACGGACGGACCATCAACAG TATTCGCGTGAACCGAAGACGAAGCGTCGACGTGAACGAGCGAACTGTCTCAGGCAAATTAAGGAGACAATCTCGTGGTTGTTCTCGGAGCAAATGCTGCACTACTACATCAGCGCGGCGCTCAAGTCCTGGTGGCCGGGAGGCGAGCTGTCCGAGACCACCTTCGACAGGAATGTCATGGACAAAG AGCACAGCCGCACCGTGGCCCTCCAGCTGCTGA